A genome region from Arachis duranensis cultivar V14167 chromosome 6, aradu.V14167.gnm2.J7QH, whole genome shotgun sequence includes the following:
- the LOC107493695 gene encoding uncharacterized protein LOC107493695: MTRKRNWGEKETVVLIKECSAIIQKKLPQKMKDPGSFQIPCIIGDINIEKALCDLGASMNLMSLAIMKRMRIEEAKPTKMALQLANRTFKFLNSVVEDLLVKMGEFIFPADFVVLDMEEEANTSIILGRPFLATSGAIIEKKGVSLETA; encoded by the coding sequence atgACAAGGAAGAGAAACTGGGGTGAAAAGGAAACTGTGGTGCTCATTAAAgaatgtagtgccatcataCAAAAAAAGCTTCCCCAAAAGATGAAGGACCCtgggagcttccaaattccctgcATTATAGGGGATATCAACATTGAGAAGGCattatgtgatttaggagccAGCATGAACCTCATGTCCTTGGCCATAATGAAAAGGATGAGGATAGAAGAAGCCAAGCCTACAAAAATGGCTCTTCAATTGGCAAATAGGACATTCAAATTCCTTAATAGTGTGGTGGAGGATTTGTTGGTAAAAATGGGAGAGTTTATCTTCCCAGCTGATTTTGTTGTCCTTGATATGGAGGAAGAGGCTAACAcatcaatcatcttgggaagaccATTCTTAGCTACTTCTGGAGCCATAATTGAAAAAAAGGGAGTTAGTCTTGAGACTGCATGA